Proteins found in one Chlamydia pneumoniae TW-183 genomic segment:
- a CDS encoding DUF5422 family protein: protein MGFKNICKQGSQLYLNGIFPERILARKLKNCAKSYPRTALTIEVLVSSVLGALKVILIPCASTYAALTLPLRALFNAIKTKSCQHLASYAMAWLLHILTIAVIIGLVFSLVFIPPPVVFISLGLLMSVTTSVTLFQVHKNLFPPYEPPPSRPHTPPPFADEYVPLISESYFD from the coding sequence ATGGGATTCAAAAATATCTGCAAACAAGGCTCTCAGCTATACCTGAATGGCATTTTTCCGGAACGAATACTAGCTCGAAAATTAAAAAACTGTGCGAAGAGCTATCCCAGAACTGCTCTTACCATAGAAGTACTGGTATCCTCGGTCTTAGGAGCTCTTAAGGTTATCCTGATCCCTTGCGCTTCTACATATGCTGCCTTGACCCTACCCCTACGGGCTCTCTTTAACGCTATAAAAACAAAAAGCTGCCAACATCTTGCTTCGTATGCTATGGCTTGGCTCCTCCACATTCTTACGATTGCTGTGATTATCGGTCTGGTCTTTAGTCTGGTCTTTATCCCCCCTCCAGTTGTCTTTATCTCCTTGGGGCTTCTCATGTCTGTAACTACTAGCGTTACCCTCTTCCAAGTGCATAAAAATCTTTTCCCCCCGTATGAGCCTCCACCCTCACGACCTCACACGCCCCCTCCATTTGCTGATGAGTATGTCCCTCTCATAAGCGAGTCTTATTTCGACTAA
- a CDS encoding cell division protein ZapA, translated as MSSTLNGVFPSSLPEESADLFITNKEIVALGEKGNVFLTHSIPMHIAAITILVIVAPAGIAIICLGCYSQSILLIAVGIVLTILTLLCLQALVGFIKFIRQLPQQLHTTVQFIREKIRPESSLQLVTNAQRKTTQDTLKLYEELCDLSQKEFKLQSTLYQKRFELSHKNEKTNQN; from the coding sequence GTGTCTAGTACTTTAAACGGGGTATTTCCCTCATCCCTTCCGGAAGAGTCTGCTGATTTATTCATTACGAATAAGGAGATCGTAGCTTTGGGGGAGAAGGGCAATGTTTTTCTCACCCACTCCATTCCTATGCATATTGCTGCGATTACGATCTTAGTGATTGTAGCTCCTGCTGGAATCGCTATTATCTGTTTGGGTTGCTATAGCCAAAGCATTCTGTTGATTGCCGTTGGCATTGTTCTTACTATTTTGACTCTTCTCTGCCTACAAGCCTTGGTAGGATTTATTAAATTCATCCGGCAGCTCCCTCAGCAGCTCCATACGACAGTACAATTTATCAGGGAGAAGATTCGACCTGAATCCTCTCTACAGCTTGTAACCAATGCACAGAGAAAAACCACTCAAGATACGCTAAAGTTATACGAAGAACTCTGCGACCTCTCACAAAAAGAGTTCAAACTGCAATCAACTCTTTATCAAAAACGTTTTGAGCTTTCTCACAAGAATGAAAAGACAAATCAAAACTAG
- the mnmA gene encoding tRNA 2-thiouridine(34) synthase MnmA: protein MRRQVREIMQQTVIVAMSGGVDSSVVAYLFKKFTNYKVIGLFMKNWEEDSEGGLCSSTKDYEDVERVCLQLDIPYYTVSFAKEYRERVFARFLKEYSLGYTPNPDILCNREIKFDLLQKKVQELGGDYLATGHYCRLNTELQETQLLRGCDPQKDQSYFLSGTPKSALHNVLFPLGEMNKTEVRAIAAQAALPTAEKKDSTGICFIGKRPFKEFLEKFLPNKTGNVIDWDTKEIVGQHQGAHYYTIGQRRGLDLGGSEKPCYVVGKNIEENSIYIVRGEDHPQLYLRELTARELNWFTPPKSGCHCSAKVRYRSPDEACTIDYSSGDEVKVRFSQPVKAVTPGQTIAFYQGDTCLGSGVIDVPMIPSEG from the coding sequence ATGAGGAGACAAGTAAGAGAAATTATGCAACAAACTGTAATTGTAGCAATGTCAGGAGGCGTGGATTCTTCTGTCGTTGCCTATTTATTCAAAAAATTTACCAATTATAAGGTTATTGGCCTCTTCATGAAGAATTGGGAAGAGGATAGCGAAGGCGGCCTTTGCTCGTCTACTAAAGATTATGAAGATGTCGAGAGGGTATGTCTTCAGCTCGATATCCCTTATTACACCGTATCTTTTGCTAAAGAATATAGAGAAAGAGTGTTCGCTCGTTTCCTCAAGGAATACTCTTTAGGCTACACTCCTAACCCCGACATTCTTTGTAACCGAGAAATCAAATTTGACCTTCTACAAAAGAAAGTCCAGGAACTTGGCGGAGATTACCTCGCTACAGGGCACTACTGCCGATTAAATACCGAGCTCCAAGAAACCCAACTCCTTAGAGGTTGCGATCCTCAAAAAGATCAGAGCTATTTTTTATCAGGAACTCCTAAAAGTGCTCTTCACAATGTGCTCTTTCCTCTTGGGGAAATGAATAAGACTGAAGTTCGTGCGATTGCAGCTCAAGCAGCTCTTCCCACAGCAGAAAAAAAAGATAGTACAGGCATTTGCTTTATAGGGAAGCGCCCTTTTAAAGAGTTCCTAGAGAAGTTTCTTCCCAATAAAACAGGCAACGTTATCGATTGGGATACCAAGGAAATTGTAGGGCAACATCAGGGAGCTCACTATTATACTATAGGGCAGCGGCGAGGACTTGATCTTGGAGGATCCGAGAAACCCTGTTATGTTGTGGGAAAAAATATAGAGGAAAATAGCATTTATATTGTGAGGGGGGAAGACCATCCCCAGCTCTACCTACGGGAATTAACAGCTAGAGAGCTCAATTGGTTTACCCCTCCTAAATCCGGATGTCACTGTAGCGCTAAAGTCCGCTACCGTTCTCCTGATGAAGCTTGCACGATAGATTATAGCTCAGGTGACGAGGTCAAGGTGCGATTTTCACAACCCGTCAAGGCGGTAACTCCAGGACAAACAATAGCGTTTTATCAAGGAGATACCTGCCTTGGTAGTGGAGTTATCGACGTTCCTATGATTCCAAGTGAGGGCTAG